One Streptomyces sp. B21-105 genomic region harbors:
- a CDS encoding TetR/AcrR family transcriptional regulator — translation MTTGVRRRMGVEERRQQLIGVALDLFAQRSPDDVSIDEIAAAAGISRPLVYHYFPGKLSLYEAALKRASEDLAERFSEPREGPLGARLLRVMHRFFDFVDAHGPGFSALMRGGPAVGSSTTNALVDSVRQIAYEQILSHLGVADPPPRLELVVRSWISLAESTALIWLDGRRIPREELEVQLVHDFAALTAVSAAFDDELRTLLRPVLGGEPADGPFGDLTARLTALAS, via the coding sequence ATGACTACCGGGGTCCGCCGCAGAATGGGCGTCGAGGAGCGTCGGCAGCAGCTGATCGGCGTCGCCCTCGACCTGTTCGCCCAGCGCTCGCCCGACGATGTCTCCATCGACGAGATAGCCGCGGCCGCGGGCATCTCCCGGCCCCTCGTCTACCACTACTTCCCCGGCAAACTCAGCCTGTACGAGGCCGCGTTGAAGCGGGCTTCGGAGGATCTGGCGGAGCGGTTCAGCGAGCCGCGCGAAGGGCCGCTCGGCGCCCGGCTGCTGCGCGTGATGCACCGGTTCTTCGACTTCGTCGACGCGCACGGTCCCGGCTTCTCGGCCCTGATGCGCGGCGGTCCGGCGGTCGGCTCCTCGACCACGAACGCACTCGTCGACTCCGTCCGCCAGATCGCCTACGAACAGATCCTGTCGCATCTGGGCGTGGCCGATCCGCCGCCGCGGCTGGAACTGGTCGTCCGCTCCTGGATCTCGCTCGCCGAGTCGACCGCACTGATCTGGCTGGACGGTCGGCGCATTCCGCGCGAGGAGCTGGAGGTCCAGCTCGTCCACGACTTCGCGGCGCTCACCGCCGTCAGCGCCGCCTTCGACGACGAGCTGCGCACGCTGCTGCGGCCCGTGCTGGGCGGCGAGCCGGCCGACGGCCCGTTCGGCGACCTGACCGCCCGGCTCACCGCCCTCGCCTCCTGA
- a CDS encoding 5-carboxymethyl-2-hydroxymuconate Delta-isomerase, with amino-acid sequence MPQITVDYSSTMAPAFDRVGFARALHTSVVEIAAAKPEACKTLFRPAEFTAFGYDDPEERGHAVVHVTLGLLAGRTDETKTKLTEAVLELLRAHVADGGFVLHASAEVRDLDPSYRKYES; translated from the coding sequence ATGCCGCAGATCACCGTCGACTACTCGAGCACCATGGCCCCGGCCTTCGACCGGGTCGGCTTCGCCCGGGCCCTGCACACCTCGGTGGTCGAGATCGCGGCGGCCAAGCCGGAGGCCTGCAAGACCCTGTTCCGGCCGGCCGAGTTCACCGCGTTCGGCTACGACGACCCCGAGGAGCGGGGGCACGCCGTCGTGCACGTCACGCTGGGGCTGCTCGCCGGCCGCACCGACGAAACGAAGACGAAGCTGACCGAGGCCGTGCTGGAACTGCTGCGGGCGCATGTGGCGGACGGCGGCTTCGTGCTGCACGCCTCCGCCGAGGTGCGCGACCTCGACCCGTCGTACCGCAAGTACGAGAGCTGA
- the pulA gene encoding pullulanase-type alpha-1,6-glucosidase produces the protein MIPRWPAPRTRRTAHAGRVAAVAVAALAAALVQPLAARADSPPAPPSDARLAAEPARHDDTREQFYFVMPDRFANGSTANDRGGLTGSRLSTGYDPTDKGFYQGGDLQGLTRRLDYIKGLGTTAIWMAPIFKNQPVQGTGKDASAGYHGYWITDFTQVDPHFGSNKDLGTLVDKAHAKGMKVFFDVITNHTADVVDYREKSYDYLSKGAFPYLTKDGQPFDDADHAAGGAMFPAVDAASFPRTPTVPAAKKNSKVPSWLNDPAMYHNRGDSTYAGESTTYGDFSGLDDLWTERPEVVAGMEKIYQRWVRDFDIDGFRIDTVKHVNMEFWTRWATALDAYAKKQGRDDFFMFGEVYSADTSVTSPYVTRGRLDATLDFPFQEAARQYVSQGGSAKKLAAVFGDDYKYTTDKANAYEQVTFLGNHDMGRIGYFLHQDDPKATDAELLAKDGLANELMFLSRGNPVVYYGDEQGFTGAGGDKDARQTMFASRTADYLDDDEIGTDRTHASDAYDTRAPLYRRIAALSKLRKAHPALADGVQSERYAADGPGVYAFSRNGLGKDTTEYVVAFNNAGTAEEATFATGSANTAFRGIYGTGSTVTAGADGKITVTVPAGSAVVFQAARKPHTPAARPTLSLHAPAAGATGTVELSADVAGGRLDRVVFAAQTGNGGWRTLGSADHAPYKVTQTIGEDVPAGTALRYKAVVIDSAGRTASATATSVTGAPPAEEPPTGSSRDYAVVHYKRTDGDYADWGLYAWGDLADGEATTWPGSHPFTGRDAYGAFAYVKLKPGASSVGFLVIDKDGDKDVSADRTIDVTATGEVWIEQGSADVRTERPAYPAPDTTKAVLHYHRADGNYDGWGLHTWTGAANPTEWSSPLKPARTDAYGAVFEVPLAANATGLSYILHKGDEKDLPFDQSLNLTDSGHEVWLLNGQETYLLPQPAGSAAALDLTTSKAVWIDRNTVAWNGSPAAASTQLLYSDKGAIAVADGTLTGAAKWLRLTKTALTDAQKAKFPHLAAYPAWSVDPRDRGRVREALTGQVVASQRAVNGAVLSATGVQIAGALDDLYAGATAARLGPTFRNGRPTLAVWAPTARQVSLELDGSTVRMKRDDATGVWSVTGPASWKNKPYRYAVTVWAPGAGKVVVNKVTDPYSVALTTDSERSLVVDLDDRSLAPGGWSTLAKPKAVPLKDAQIQELHVRDFSVADTTVPARDRGGYLAFTDRGSDGSKHLRELAAAGTSYVHLLPVFDIATVAEKKADQAAPACDLASYPAASEKQQECVSAVAAKDAYNWGYDPYHYTVPEGSYATDPDGTARTVEFRRMVKALNEDGLRVVMDVVYNHTAASGQARTSVLDRIVPGYYQRLLADGSIANSTCCANTATENAMMGKLVVDSVVTWAREYKVDGFRFDLMGHHPKANILAVRKALDALTPAKDGVDGKKIILYGEGWNFGEVADDARFVQATQRNMAGTGVATFSDRARDAVRGGGPFDEDPGVQGFASGLYTDPNSSQSNGTSAEQRTRLLHYQDLIKVGLSGNLAAYRFHDADGKEVTGAEVDYSGAPAGYADAPGDALAYADAHDNESLFDALAYKLPAGTSAADRSRMQVLAMATAALSQGPALSQAGTDLLRSKSLDRNSFDSGDWFNAIHWDCAAGNGFGGGLPPAADNASKWPYAKPLLTSVEVGCPQITAASAAYRDLLRIRTTEKAFSLGTAAQVQAHLSFPLSGVQQTPGVITMELGDLVVVFNATPTVQRQTVGALAGAGYRLHPVQAAGADATVRTSRFDKASGTFTVPARTVAVFTRTT, from the coding sequence GTGATACCGAGATGGCCCGCGCCCCGCACGCGCCGCACCGCCCACGCCGGACGGGTGGCCGCCGTCGCCGTGGCAGCCCTGGCCGCCGCACTGGTCCAGCCGCTCGCCGCGCGAGCCGACAGCCCGCCCGCGCCGCCCTCCGACGCCAGGCTCGCCGCCGAGCCCGCCCGGCACGACGACACCCGTGAGCAGTTCTACTTCGTCATGCCGGACCGTTTCGCCAACGGCAGCACCGCCAACGACCGGGGCGGACTGACCGGTTCACGCCTGAGCACCGGCTACGACCCCACCGACAAGGGCTTCTACCAGGGCGGCGACCTCCAGGGCCTGACCCGGCGCCTCGACTACATCAAGGGCCTCGGCACCACCGCGATCTGGATGGCCCCGATCTTCAAGAACCAGCCGGTGCAGGGGACGGGCAAGGACGCCTCGGCCGGCTACCACGGGTACTGGATCACCGACTTCACCCAGGTCGACCCGCACTTCGGCAGCAACAAGGACCTCGGGACCCTCGTCGACAAGGCCCACGCCAAGGGCATGAAGGTCTTCTTCGACGTCATCACCAACCACACCGCCGACGTCGTCGACTACCGGGAGAAGTCCTACGACTACCTCTCCAAGGGCGCGTTCCCGTACCTGACGAAGGACGGCCAACCGTTCGACGACGCCGACCACGCGGCCGGCGGCGCGATGTTCCCGGCGGTGGACGCCGCCTCCTTCCCGCGGACCCCGACGGTCCCCGCCGCGAAGAAGAACTCCAAGGTCCCGTCCTGGCTCAACGACCCGGCGATGTATCACAACCGCGGCGACTCCACCTACGCCGGCGAGTCGACGACGTACGGCGACTTCTCCGGACTGGACGACCTGTGGACCGAACGGCCTGAGGTCGTCGCCGGGATGGAGAAGATCTACCAGCGGTGGGTGCGCGACTTCGACATCGACGGCTTCCGGATCGACACCGTCAAGCACGTGAACATGGAGTTCTGGACCCGGTGGGCGACGGCCCTGGACGCCTACGCGAAGAAGCAGGGCCGTGACGACTTCTTCATGTTCGGCGAGGTCTACTCCGCCGACACGTCGGTCACCTCCCCGTACGTCACCCGGGGCCGCCTCGACGCGACGCTCGACTTCCCCTTCCAGGAGGCGGCCCGCCAGTACGTCTCCCAGGGCGGCAGCGCGAAGAAGCTCGCGGCCGTGTTCGGCGACGACTACAAGTACACGACCGACAAGGCCAACGCGTACGAGCAGGTCACCTTCCTCGGCAACCACGACATGGGCCGCATCGGGTACTTCCTGCACCAGGACGACCCGAAGGCGACCGACGCCGAACTGCTCGCCAAGGACGGGCTCGCCAACGAGCTGATGTTCCTCAGCCGAGGCAACCCGGTCGTCTACTACGGCGACGAACAGGGCTTCACCGGCGCCGGCGGCGACAAGGACGCCCGCCAGACGATGTTCGCCTCCCGCACCGCCGACTACCTCGACGACGACGAGATCGGCACCGACCGCACCCACGCGAGCGACGCCTACGACACCCGCGCGCCGCTGTACCGCCGGATCGCCGCCCTGTCGAAGCTCCGCAAGGCCCACCCGGCCCTCGCGGACGGCGTCCAGAGCGAGCGGTACGCGGCCGACGGCCCCGGCGTCTACGCCTTCTCCCGCAACGGCCTCGGCAAGGACACGACCGAGTACGTGGTCGCCTTCAACAACGCCGGCACCGCCGAGGAAGCAACGTTCGCCACCGGTTCCGCGAACACCGCGTTCCGCGGGATCTACGGCACCGGCAGCACGGTCACCGCCGGCGCCGACGGGAAAATCACCGTAACCGTTCCCGCAGGTTCGGCCGTCGTGTTCCAGGCCGCCCGCAAGCCGCACACCCCCGCGGCCAGGCCGACGCTCTCCCTGCACGCCCCCGCCGCGGGCGCCACCGGCACCGTCGAGCTGAGCGCCGACGTCGCGGGCGGACGGCTCGACCGGGTCGTCTTCGCCGCCCAGACCGGCAACGGCGGCTGGCGGACCCTCGGCTCCGCCGACCACGCCCCCTACAAGGTCACGCAGACCATCGGCGAGGACGTGCCGGCCGGCACCGCCCTGCGCTACAAGGCCGTCGTGATCGACTCCGCGGGCCGCACCGCGAGCGCGACGGCGACGAGCGTCACCGGCGCCCCGCCCGCCGAGGAGCCGCCCACCGGGTCTTCCCGTGACTACGCGGTCGTCCACTACAAGCGCACCGACGGCGACTACGCCGACTGGGGCCTGTACGCCTGGGGCGACCTGGCCGACGGCGAGGCGACCACCTGGCCCGGCAGCCACCCCTTCACCGGACGGGACGCCTACGGCGCCTTCGCCTACGTCAAGCTCAAGCCGGGCGCCTCGAGCGTCGGCTTCCTCGTCATCGACAAGGACGGCGACAAGGACGTCTCCGCAGACCGCACGATCGACGTCACCGCGACCGGCGAGGTCTGGATCGAGCAGGGCTCGGCGGACGTCCGCACGGAGCGGCCCGCCTATCCGGCACCGGACACCACCAAGGCCGTCCTGCACTACCACCGCGCCGACGGGAACTACGACGGCTGGGGTCTGCACACCTGGACGGGGGCCGCGAACCCCACCGAGTGGTCGAGCCCGCTGAAGCCCGCGCGGACCGACGCCTACGGCGCGGTATTCGAGGTGCCGCTCGCCGCGAACGCCACCGGCCTCAGCTACATCCTGCACAAGGGCGACGAGAAGGACCTGCCCTTTGACCAGTCGCTGAACCTGACGGACAGCGGCCACGAGGTGTGGCTGCTGAACGGCCAGGAGACGTACCTGCTCCCGCAGCCCGCGGGATCGGCCGCCGCGCTCGACCTCACCACCTCCAAGGCGGTCTGGATCGACCGGAACACGGTCGCCTGGAACGGCTCGCCGGCCGCCGCCTCCACCCAGCTGCTGTACAGCGACAAGGGCGCGATCGCCGTCGCGGACGGCACACTGACCGGCGCGGCCAAGTGGCTCCGGCTGACGAAGACCGCTCTCACCGACGCCCAGAAGGCGAAGTTCCCGCACCTCGCCGCCTACCCCGCCTGGTCCGTCGACCCGCGGGACCGCGGCCGCGTGCGCGAGGCGCTGACCGGCCAGGTCGTGGCCTCGCAAAGAGCCGTGAACGGGGCGGTGCTGTCGGCGACGGGCGTACAGATCGCCGGCGCGCTGGACGACCTGTACGCCGGGGCCACCGCCGCCCGGCTCGGGCCGACCTTCCGCAACGGCCGTCCCACGCTGGCCGTCTGGGCCCCGACCGCCCGGCAGGTGTCCCTGGAGCTCGACGGCTCCACCGTGCGGATGAAGCGCGACGACGCGACCGGCGTCTGGTCCGTGACCGGCCCCGCGTCGTGGAAGAACAAGCCCTACCGGTACGCCGTGACCGTGTGGGCGCCCGGCGCCGGCAAGGTCGTCGTCAACAAGGTCACCGACCCCTACTCGGTCGCCCTCACCACCGACTCCGAGCGCAGTCTCGTCGTCGACCTCGACGACCGGTCGCTGGCCCCGGGCGGCTGGTCGACGCTCGCCAAGCCGAAGGCCGTCCCGCTCAAGGACGCCCAGATCCAGGAGCTGCACGTCCGGGACTTCTCCGTCGCGGACACCACCGTCCCCGCGCGGGACCGGGGCGGCTACCTGGCCTTCACCGACCGTGGCAGCGACGGCTCGAAGCACCTGCGGGAGCTGGCGGCGGCGGGCACGTCGTACGTCCATCTGCTGCCCGTCTTCGACATCGCCACCGTCGCCGAGAAGAAGGCCGACCAGGCCGCCCCCGCCTGCGATCTCGCCTCCTACCCGGCGGCCTCCGAGAAACAGCAGGAATGCGTTTCCGCCGTGGCCGCCAAGGACGCCTACAACTGGGGGTACGACCCGTACCACTACACCGTCCCCGAGGGCTCCTACGCCACCGACCCGGACGGGACGGCCCGGACCGTCGAGTTCCGCAGGATGGTGAAGGCGCTCAACGAGGACGGCCTGCGGGTCGTCATGGACGTCGTCTACAACCACACGGCGGCGAGCGGACAGGCCCGCACCAGCGTCCTCGACCGGATCGTGCCCGGCTACTACCAGCGGCTGCTCGCCGACGGCTCGATCGCGAACAGCACCTGCTGCGCCAACACGGCGACCGAGAACGCCATGATGGGCAAGCTGGTCGTCGACTCGGTCGTCACCTGGGCCAGGGAGTACAAGGTCGACGGCTTCCGCTTCGACCTCATGGGACACCACCCGAAGGCCAACATCCTCGCCGTGCGCAAGGCGCTGGACGCGCTGACCCCCGCCAAGGACGGCGTCGACGGCAAGAAGATCATCCTCTACGGCGAGGGCTGGAACTTCGGCGAGGTCGCCGACGACGCCCGCTTCGTACAGGCCACGCAGCGGAACATGGCGGGAACCGGTGTCGCAACGTTCTCCGACCGTGCCCGGGACGCCGTGCGCGGCGGCGGGCCGTTCGACGAGGACCCCGGCGTGCAGGGCTTCGCCTCCGGTCTCTACACCGACCCCAACTCCTCCCAGTCCAACGGCACCTCCGCCGAGCAGCGGACGCGACTGCTGCACTACCAGGACCTCATCAAGGTCGGACTGTCCGGAAACCTTGCCGCGTACCGCTTCCACGACGCCGACGGCAAGGAGGTCACCGGCGCCGAGGTCGACTACAGCGGGGCCCCGGCCGGCTACGCCGACGCACCCGGCGACGCCCTCGCCTACGCCGACGCCCACGACAACGAGTCGCTGTTCGACGCCCTCGCCTACAAGCTGCCGGCCGGCACCTCCGCCGCCGACCGCTCCCGTATGCAGGTCCTCGCCATGGCGACCGCCGCACTCTCCCAGGGCCCGGCGCTGTCCCAGGCCGGCACCGACCTGCTGCGCTCGAAGTCCCTGGACCGCAACTCCTTCGACAGCGGCGACTGGTTCAACGCGATCCACTGGGACTGCGCGGCCGGCAACGGCTTCGGCGGCGGACTGCCACCGGCCGCCGACAACGCGTCCAAGTGGCCCTACGCCAAGCCCCTGTTGACCTCGGTCGAGGTGGGCTGCCCGCAGATCACGGCGGCCTCTGCCGCCTACCGGGACCTGCTGCGGATCCGCACCACGGAGAAGGCGTTCTCCCTCGGGACGGCCGCCCAGGTGCAGGCACACCTGTCCTTCCCGCTGTCCGGAGTCCAGCAGACGCCCGGAGTGATCACCATGGAGCTCGGTGACCTGGTCGTCGTCTTCAACGCGACGCCCACCGTGCAGCGGCAGACCGTCGGCGCGCTCGCCGGCGCGGGATACCGGCTGCACCCGGTGCAGGCGGCGGGCGCGGACGCCACCGTACGGACCTCCCGCTTCGACAAGGCGTCCGGCACGTTCACCGTCCCGGCCCGGACCGTGGCGGTGTTCACCAGGACGACGTGA
- a CDS encoding alpha-amylase, with the protein MASSRPLSGALALAAAAVVMAPTAVSAAPPGVKDVTAVLFEWNFASVAKECTNTLGPAGYGYVQVSPPAEHIQGAQWWTSYQPVSYKIAGRLGDRTAFRNMVNTCHAAGVKVVVDAVVNHMAAGGGTGTGGSSYTKYDYPGLYSSYDFDDCTSRVSDYTDRWNVQHCELVGLADLDTGEEYVRKTVAGYLNDLLALGVDGFRIDAAKHIDTADLANIKSRLTNPGVYWKQEVIYGSSEAVRPVEYTGNGDVQEFRYAYDLKRVFRNENLAYLKNYGEGWGYLNSSVAGVFVDNHDTERNGSTLSYQDGANYTLANVFMLAYPYGAPDVNSGYEWSNADAGPPGGGAVNACWQDGWKCQHAWPEIVRMVAFRNATRGEPVGNWWDNGGDAIAFGRGAKGYVVVNHESGSLSRTFQTGLSAGSYCDIQSNTTVTVNSSGQFTATLGANTALALHAGKSTC; encoded by the coding sequence ATGGCAAGCAGCAGACCCCTTTCGGGCGCCCTCGCTCTGGCCGCCGCAGCCGTCGTCATGGCCCCCACGGCCGTGTCCGCCGCCCCGCCCGGCGTCAAGGACGTCACCGCCGTCCTGTTCGAGTGGAACTTCGCCTCCGTCGCCAAGGAGTGCACGAACACCCTCGGTCCGGCCGGTTACGGCTATGTGCAGGTCTCCCCGCCTGCCGAGCACATACAGGGCGCGCAGTGGTGGACGTCGTACCAGCCCGTCAGCTACAAGATCGCGGGCCGGCTCGGCGACCGCACGGCGTTCCGGAACATGGTGAACACCTGTCACGCGGCCGGTGTGAAGGTCGTCGTCGACGCCGTCGTCAACCACATGGCGGCCGGCGGCGGCACCGGGACCGGCGGCTCGTCGTACACGAAGTACGACTACCCCGGCCTGTACTCCTCGTACGACTTCGACGACTGCACCTCCCGGGTCAGCGACTACACCGACCGCTGGAACGTCCAGCACTGCGAACTCGTCGGGCTCGCCGACCTCGACACCGGCGAGGAGTACGTCCGCAAGACCGTCGCCGGGTACCTGAACGACCTGCTCGCCCTGGGCGTCGACGGCTTCCGCATCGACGCGGCCAAGCACATCGACACGGCCGACCTGGCGAACATCAAGTCGCGGCTGACGAACCCGGGCGTGTACTGGAAGCAGGAGGTCATTTACGGCAGCTCAGAGGCCGTCCGGCCCGTCGAGTACACCGGCAACGGGGACGTCCAGGAGTTCCGCTACGCCTACGACCTCAAGCGGGTCTTCCGCAACGAGAACCTCGCCTACCTGAAGAACTACGGGGAGGGCTGGGGCTACCTGAACAGCTCGGTCGCCGGCGTCTTCGTCGACAACCACGACACCGAGCGCAACGGGTCGACCCTCAGCTACCAGGACGGCGCGAACTACACCCTCGCCAACGTCTTCATGCTCGCGTACCCGTACGGGGCGCCGGACGTGAACTCCGGCTACGAGTGGTCGAACGCGGACGCGGGACCGCCGGGCGGCGGTGCCGTCAACGCCTGTTGGCAGGACGGCTGGAAGTGCCAGCACGCCTGGCCGGAGATCGTCCGCATGGTGGCCTTCCGCAACGCCACGCGCGGCGAGCCGGTCGGCAACTGGTGGGACAACGGCGGCGACGCCATCGCCTTCGGCCGCGGCGCGAAGGGGTACGTGGTCGTCAACCACGAGAGCGGCTCGCTGAGCCGGACCTTCCAGACCGGGCTGTCCGCGGGCTCCTACTGCGACATCCAGAGCAACACGACCGTCACCGTGAACTCCTCCGGGCAGTTCACCGCGACGCTGGGCGCCAACACGGCGCTGGCGCTCCACGCGGGCAAATCCACCTGCTGA
- a CDS encoding glycoside hydrolase family 13 protein, whose amino-acid sequence MSQQPPAAPAPTAPAPAPTSAVATVAQRRDWWRDAVIYQVYPRSFADSDGDGMGDLEGVRSRLPYLRDLGVDAVWLSPFYASPQADAGYDVADYRAVDPMFGNLLDADALIRDARELGLRIIVDLVPNHSSDQHEWFKRALADGPRSPLRDRYHFRPGKGAGGELPPNDWESIFGGPAWTRVTEPDGTAGEWYLHLFAPEQPDFNWEHPAVGDEFRSILRFWLDMGVDGFRIDVAHGLVKAPGLPDLGSHEQLKLLGNDVMPFFDQDGVHDIYRQWRRILDEYSGEGKGPEGPSAEGRGRETGGRIFVAEAWTPTVERTANYVRPDELHQAFNFQYLSTAWDAKELREVVDRTLDAMRPVGAPATWVLSNHDVTRHATRFANPPGLGTQIRTAGDRALGLRRARAATLLMLALPGSAYVYQGEELGLPDVVDLPDEVRQDPAYFRGAGQDGFRDGCRVPIPWTREGSSYGFGTGGSWLPQPPHWGELSVEAQDGVPDSTLELYRTALAVRRAQPDLGAGDSVEWLKAPEGVLAFRRGEFVCVANTSGESVATPAYGRVLLASGEVTETDSGEAKLPADTTVWFTTA is encoded by the coding sequence ATGAGCCAGCAGCCCCCCGCAGCCCCGGCCCCCACAGCCCCGGCCCCCGCCCCCACCTCGGCCGTCGCCACCGTCGCCCAGCGCCGCGACTGGTGGCGGGACGCGGTGATCTACCAGGTGTACCCGCGCAGCTTCGCCGACAGCGACGGCGACGGCATGGGCGACCTGGAAGGCGTACGCTCCCGCCTCCCCTACCTGCGCGACCTCGGTGTGGACGCCGTGTGGCTCAGCCCCTTCTACGCCTCGCCGCAGGCCGACGCCGGCTACGACGTCGCCGACTACCGTGCCGTCGACCCGATGTTCGGCAACCTGCTCGACGCCGACGCGCTCATCCGCGACGCCCGGGAACTGGGCCTGCGGATCATCGTCGACCTGGTCCCCAACCACTCCTCCGACCAGCACGAGTGGTTCAAGCGCGCACTGGCGGACGGCCCCCGCTCGCCGCTGCGCGACCGCTACCACTTCCGCCCCGGCAAGGGCGCGGGCGGCGAACTCCCGCCCAACGACTGGGAGTCCATCTTCGGCGGCCCCGCCTGGACGCGGGTGACCGAGCCGGACGGCACAGCCGGCGAGTGGTACCTGCACCTCTTCGCCCCCGAGCAGCCCGACTTCAACTGGGAACACCCGGCGGTCGGCGACGAGTTCCGCTCGATCCTGCGCTTCTGGCTGGACATGGGCGTCGACGGCTTCCGCATCGACGTCGCCCACGGCCTGGTCAAGGCGCCCGGCCTGCCCGACCTCGGCTCCCACGAACAGCTCAAGCTGCTGGGCAACGATGTCATGCCGTTCTTCGACCAGGACGGCGTCCACGACATCTACCGCCAGTGGCGGCGCATCCTCGACGAGTACTCGGGAGAAGGGAAGGGGCCCGAAGGGCCATCCGCAGAAGGGCGGGGCCGGGAGACGGGCGGGCGCATCTTCGTCGCCGAGGCCTGGACCCCGACCGTCGAGCGCACCGCGAACTACGTCCGCCCCGACGAACTCCACCAGGCGTTCAACTTCCAGTACCTGAGCACCGCGTGGGACGCGAAGGAGCTGCGCGAGGTCGTCGACCGCACCCTGGACGCGATGCGTCCGGTCGGCGCGCCCGCCACCTGGGTGCTGTCCAACCACGACGTCACCCGGCACGCCACCCGCTTCGCCAACCCGCCCGGCCTCGGCACCCAGATCCGCACGGCCGGCGACCGCGCGCTCGGCCTGCGCCGCGCCCGCGCGGCGACGCTGCTGATGCTGGCGCTGCCCGGCTCGGCGTACGTCTACCAGGGCGAGGAGCTCGGCCTGCCGGACGTCGTCGACCTGCCCGACGAGGTGCGCCAGGACCCTGCGTACTTCCGCGGCGCGGGCCAGGACGGCTTCCGCGACGGCTGTCGCGTCCCGATCCCGTGGACCCGCGAGGGCTCGTCGTACGGCTTCGGCACCGGCGGCAGCTGGCTGCCCCAGCCGCCGCACTGGGGCGAGTTGAGCGTCGAGGCGCAGGACGGCGTGCCGGACTCCACGCTGGAGCTGTACCGCACCGCCCTCGCGGTCCGCCGCGCCCAGCCCGACCTGGGCGCCGGTGACTCGGTGGAGTGGCTGAAGGCTCCGGAGGGCGTACTGGCCTTCCGTCGCGGGGAGTTCGTGTGCGTGGCGAACACCTCGGGGGAGTCGGTGGCGACCCCGGCGTACGGGCGGGTGCTGCTCGCGAGCGGTGAGGTGACCGAGACGGACAGCGGCGAGGCGAAGCTGCCGGCGGACACCACGGTCTGGTTCACGACGGCCTGA
- a CDS encoding sugar ABC transporter permease has protein sequence MSSTTVETSAAADGRRPAKAPRRARRRGENSLVGSLASHGVLIVASLIALFPIAWLVYLSLGPDKDDYLHPGGIWDKMTFANYTFVVEHTEFFNWLKSSLIVTLGTTAIGVLIAATTGYAVSRMRFPGYKKFMWVLLVTQMFPVAVLMVPMYQILSDLQLIDNYLGLILVYCTTVIPYSAWLLKGYFDTIPFEIDEAGRVDGLTPFGTFFRLILPLAKPGLAVAAFYNFLTAFSEVAFASTFMLSDDKYTLAVGLQSFVSEHDAQRNLMAATAVLIAIPAAAFFYLVQKNLVTGLTAGGTKG, from the coding sequence ATGAGCAGCACCACAGTCGAGACCTCCGCCGCGGCGGACGGCCGGCGACCCGCGAAGGCCCCGCGCCGGGCCCGGCGGCGCGGTGAGAACAGCCTCGTCGGCTCCCTCGCCTCGCACGGCGTCCTGATCGTCGCGAGCCTGATCGCGCTCTTCCCGATCGCCTGGCTGGTCTATCTGTCCCTCGGCCCGGACAAGGACGACTACCTTCACCCGGGCGGCATCTGGGACAAGATGACGTTCGCGAACTACACGTTCGTCGTCGAACACACCGAGTTCTTCAACTGGTTGAAGAGCTCGCTGATCGTCACGCTCGGCACGACCGCCATCGGCGTGCTCATCGCCGCCACCACCGGCTACGCCGTGTCCCGCATGCGCTTCCCCGGCTACAAGAAGTTCATGTGGGTGCTGCTGGTCACCCAGATGTTCCCGGTCGCCGTACTGATGGTGCCGATGTACCAGATCCTCTCGGACCTGCAGCTCATCGACAACTACCTCGGCCTGATCCTCGTCTACTGCACGACGGTCATTCCGTACAGCGCCTGGCTGCTCAAGGGGTACTTCGACACCATCCCCTTCGAGATCGACGAGGCGGGACGCGTGGACGGGCTCACCCCGTTCGGCACCTTCTTCCGGCTGATCCTGCCGCTCGCCAAGCCCGGTCTCGCGGTAGCCGCCTTCTACAACTTCCTCACCGCGTTCAGCGAGGTCGCGTTCGCCTCGACGTTCATGCTGAGCGACGACAAGTACACGCTTGCCGTCGGGTTGCAGTCCTTCGTCAGCGAACACGACGCCCAGCGCAACCTGATGGCCGCCACCGCGGTGCTGATCGCGATACCGGCCGCCGCGTTCTTCTACCTCGTGCAGAAGAACCTGGTGACCGGCCTCACCGCGGGCGGCACGAAGGGGTGA